The following is a genomic window from Gallus gallus isolate bGalGal1 chromosome 14, bGalGal1.mat.broiler.GRCg7b, whole genome shotgun sequence.
AAGCACGTAACAACTATTATGTCACTTGTGAGGCTATGtcaccaaggggaagtcatatttgaagtaaattattttgtactgtaatttcctccctttcccatTAGATGGAGTTTGTTCGAGAGCTGCCAAAAACCATTAGTGGGAAGATCCGAAGAAATGAATTACGCCAGAAGGAGTGGAGGAGATATTAGAATACTTTGGGTGTTGCTTTAACATAGTGGtggctttttgctttgtttgtttaaataaaaaaaagataatgatgATTTACACAGTAATGTGAAGGCACACAATGTCTCTCTTAGTTGACATTTTCACTAACTCTCACCTGACCCCCAGCACTCGGCTGCCCCGGTGCCACATGGAGGGAACAAAAGCAGGCAGGCTGATACGAATGACACAAAAGTTGTCTAATCAAGAGTGCAATGGATGATGTGTTAAATAAACTTAATGAACCATCACTAGCATTTTATCTTTATTattactgaaatgagaaaaatcacaAGAGTTTAGTACAATGCTTGCTTCAAGAATAACTTCTGAGCATCATGACAACTTATAGATATTTAAAAGTTACAGTTAAAAATCTCTACAAGTATGTTTAGAAAAAATAGTATAAAAGCAAAATCTACatcattaaaatgtttaagGACTCAATTACCAAAGAATTTAAGACGTGATGATGAAGTAGGAGTTTAAGATGTGTAACAACAGCTGCTCACACCTTAACTGAGGCACAATGATTTGTTCTGTATCACTCCAATCATGTTAACGTGGATATGTCTGTATGCTTAAACAATTGCAATTTTCATCCACATTAGCCAAGCAGCATTATTTTCATCCTCTGCTCAGAACACATATCTGACATCATTGGACTGCACCAGTTTTGTTAACTACAGTTAACGAATTGAGCTTCAGATTCAAACCACCAAATTAAAAAGCTTCAAGTTCTCATAGATGGTCTGAGGAACAAACATCTGTTGGAAGAATTTCCTGAAGTGCTGGGGCACGTTCCAAGAGAGGTCAAAGCATCTAGATTCATGGTGATAACACGAGATTTCTcttttagaaatgcattttcccaCTTGAAGTATCCACAACTTCTCTTACTACCTTCACGCCTGCCAACAGGACAACAGAAAAAAGCCTTGCCATGATTTGGACCTGCATTTGACACGTAGCGCCTTTTAGCCCTTTGACCACAGTTACACAGAGGGGGAgttagtttttcattttgcacaGCTGTTACAGACTGATTCGGATTGACTGTGGAGCTCAGAACGGCACGAGATGCTTTGGACAAATTCAAAGGTAAGGCATGATCTGAAGACACCATTGTCTCCTGATAGATAGCAAAAGCCTGTTTTTTTGCTGGTGGGAGTGCTATTGGACCAGTTGGCTTTCTTTTGAGAACCTCAGAAGGAATAGAAGAATTTCTCATTAATACTGATCGGGATGAAATAGCATTTACCTTTGCAGATGGAatcttaaaagcagaaatatttgaagTCTGCTTTTGTACCATTCCTACATTATAGATAGTAGTATCAGGACTTTTGTAAATGATAGATCTAGGAGGTTCTATGGGTACCAGAGTTTTCCCCAAACTTTGATCACCTGAACTCACCGCAGCCGATTGCTTTggaactgtattttcttcagacACAGTTAAGATGACTGTACTTGAGTCCTCCTTAGATTGAATGTAGTCTGGATTTGGTTCAGATTGAGATTTAGGTATTAGAGCTACATCTTCCCAGTCAGTCAGCAGAGACAAGCAATCAGAACGAGTGCCTGTATCCTCACTGGAGGTATTAACTGAGGAGATGGTGGTGGAGATGAGTACTAGTCCAGACCCACACACTGGAGAGCTGTACCTTCCTGTGCTCATGAGATGCCCACTGTTCAATCCTTGCTGAATGCCTGGTGATAAAGTACTGTGAGATTGCTGTGCACATCCCAGAAGAGGAAATCTGTCAGCAGATACTGTGGAAGAGCTTCGGGTTTCTTCACACAGATCAGTCCTTGAGCTGCTGCCGGATACAACATGCATGTCTGTAGAGCAATCACTGCAAGTGGCCTGTCCTGCAGGTTGTACATCAGAATTTACCACAATTCCAACAGTACCATTGTGGCTTCTCTCTGTCAGAGAGTTTGCTTTGCAAGTTCTGTCTCTGGATGTTTCAAGGCTGCTGCTACTTCCTGGCAGAGTCTTGTCAGCAGAGTTGGTATTCAGCGTTCTGGAAATCAAGTTCTTCCTAGGATAGGACTAGGGAGTCCATTAACAAAAAGAGATTTTGGAAAGTGAATACCCAGAAACTTTAAGAATCACTGCACAAAATTAACAAGTGTATCAGCCTAAGGATATTCTGTTCAGTTCATACTCAAGATTCACCCTTCACCTGTATTTCAGACGATAAGACTAGCAGAGGAAAGATATGAAATAGTAACCAACCTTATCCAAAGATTTAGTAATCTTCAGCACACACCCATCACAAATCAGCCTCCAAGCAAGACGAGCAGTATTCCGAGAGTCATCCAACCCTTCAAAAGTATGGTTATACAATAACATCCTCCTTTTAATCTACTACTGCTGACAGTTCTTATTAGATGACAAGTAACATTTACCTACACTTAAGAAGAACTCATGCAGCTGAACAGATATAGCCACAACTGTGAAAATTCTTGCTGTTTTTGACCAtgtcaaaaattaaaaaaataaatattatgtttgtatttattatttgtatttaatatatattgTGTTTCATACTCATAAGCTGCCTGGAGCTATCAGGTAAGATCAAGTTCCCTTATCCttttcttgctctctttttccttttgtgccCCCAGCAACTCAGAACTTGATCTTGTGGAACACACAGACAAAAGCTCTGGGAGAGAATTCTAAAATTAAGCGTGAGATTAGAAATGACCTTTCAAGCATTTCTACTTGGATGGTTTTATTGACCAGAACATTGTATACCTGgaaataatatatattcatatatagagagagaggtTCATCATATCACACTTACCAGAATGTTCCCTTCCTACAAAAGCCAGCCCCACGTCCTGCAAAGCACCACTCAGCCCTTTAGGTTTTCTATTATAGAAGGCCTAAGGAGAAACATGCAGCTGGTTAAGATGCAGCAGTTCACAGTGGAGTGAAAAACATGTCCAAAATATCACCTAATGAATAATAAATCTTCCACTGCAATTGTGCAAGTCAGATATCCTCATGTTACTATTGAGATGAGTGTAAAAGAGCATGTGCATTACCTATAGAAAATCAGAATGGAAAGAACAACAATTCCCTCTTCTTCCAGTCTTAAACTAATCCACTCTACCACTCAGGAATCATCCATTTGCACTTCACACCTTACATCAATAAAGGCCTCAACAGAAAGAACAGCCTTGAAGAATACAATTATATCTTGAGATGCTTAAACTGTTGCCTTTGCAACACGCATGTGCCAAGTATACTAAACAAGGAAAGGTATGACTCCCTGATTCTCCCATGGTCACGTTGTTTGACTTTAGAGATCTCAGTCTGCTGcctgagctccagcactggGGACAGGCAAACTCCTGGATCGCTCCTTTGAATGTTTCCTTGGCTGCACCGGACTCCTGTTTGTGTGTAGACtacaaaaaaccaaccaagcaaAAACCCACCACCATAAAAACGTGTCTTTCATTTCCTCAGTatacattcattttcagtgctgctaGTACTGCTCTGATCAGTACTAGTACTGTTCTGGTCAGAATACAGTTCCCACACTAGGTCCTGATGTAACTGCTGAGCAGACAAGGACCACTGTTTTCAAGGTAGCAGTGCAAGGAAGAAAGAGCAGTGTAGGAAAAACAGGGAAGTCaaggcagcaagcagagcaaaagatgtcaggaaaggaagaatggCTCAAAAATTCTCCAACGATTATCAATAATTTATCTAACAACATGTTGCTTTCCTAGCATTAtgatttctattaaaattcACAGCCGTAGGACATGCAGTCTGTTATTTGTGCAGTAACACGGTATGGAAACAGTTGGGTAACTCTGATCACCGGAACACAGTGCTGCCTCATAGGTGAGATACAGTTAGCTTCTGAACACTGATCCACGTTTCGGCCTACTGACTTTTCTCACCCTGTATGTTGCTTTGAGATCAATCCATGAATTGAAGATGTCAGGTTTCCATAACTGCTTCCTCTTACACTCGTAGTGCAAGCACACACCCAGGTCCCAGTCTGCACAGGGAGGACAAGAACAAGCAAAGAATTAACGTTTCTTTAATCCTAACACCTGCAAATTGGGCATTATTCTCATCTGAACGACCCAGAGGTtaccaaacaagcaaacaaaccaacagcTGGGCAAGAAGGTGCACAGCCACATAGCAGCAGACCTGCGATGGGGTGGTGGGCGCTGCTGCCTTACAGCCATCACTGCAGGACAGTCCTACACCAGGCACGAATAACAGTCCCCCCAAGTGCTCCTTTTTAACGTGCGCTGCTTTGTGCAATAAGCAAAAGGGAATGTTGCCTACCTGTCCAGGTAACAAAAGTACACAGCTTTGCCTCTGGAATGGCATTCCTTGGGATATCTGAGCtgaacagaattttcttctccttttgtatCTCCTGAAGCCACTTCAAGAACTGTGACAAGCAGATGTGCAGAGGGACTCCTTCATCAACTTGTTTCTTTGGGCAGCAGATAGAGAAATACCCACGTCAGTACAGACTGCGATCCGCTGGAGGTTTGGCTATCTTCGCCTCTTTAAAGGAGCACCGAACGTGTAAGTCACAGCGCGATACCTGCGTGACGCCGGTCAGCGTCGTGCAGAACTCGGAGAGCACGGGCTGCTCCTGTGGCTGCACGAAGGTGTGGAACTCGGCCTCGATCCGCCCCGTGGCAGCGTTCAGCAGCACGGCCGGAAACTCAACTGGGACGGAGCACAGCGAGAGAGCGACGGGCGGGCGGCAGCCGCGGGGGGACATCACCGCGCGCGCGTCAAGCGCGGCCAGCGGGCACGCGCACCCCCCACAAGCgcacccccagcacacagcccgggccgccccggcGCAGCACTCACTGATCTCGGGGCGGCGTTGCCGCGCGTCCCGCCAGCAGGTGGACTCGAAGTCGAGGACGAGCAGGAAGTCGAATTCGGagcgccgctccgccgccccgcCGCTGCG
Proteins encoded in this region:
- the ERI2 gene encoding ERI1 exoribonuclease 2 isoform X2, which encodes MATKRLARLLGMARSGRSGARSGGAAERRSEFDFLLVLDFESTCWRDARQRRPEIIEFPAVLLNAATGRIEAEFHTFVQPQEQPVLSEFCTTLTGVTQKQVDEGVPLHICLSQFLKWLQEIQKEKKILFSSDIPRNAIPEAKLCTFVTWTDWDLGVCLHYECKRKQLWKPDIFNSWIDLKATYRAFYNRKPKGLSGALQDVGLAFVGREHSGLDDSRNTARLAWRLICDGCVLKITKSLDKSYPRKNLISRTLNTNSADKTLPGSSSSLETSRDRTCKANSLTERSHNGTVGIVVNSDVQPAGQATCSDCSTDMHVVSGSSSRTDLCEETRSSSTVSADRFPLLGCAQQSHSTLSPGIQQGLNSGHLMSTGRYSSPVCGSGLVLISTTISSVNTSSEDTGTRSDCLSLLTDWEDVALIPKSQSEPNPDYIQSKEDSSTVILTVSEENTVPKQSAAVSSGDQSLGKTLVPIEPPRSIIYKSPDTTIYNVGMVQKQTSNISAFKIPSAKVNAISSRSVLMRNSSIPSEVLKRKPTGPIALPPAKKQAFAIYQETMVSSDHALPLNLSKASRAVLSSTVNPNQSVTAVQNEKLTPPLCNCGQRAKRRYVSNAGPNHGKAFFCCPVGRREGSKRSCGYFKWENAFLKEKSRVITMNLDALTSLGTCPSTSGNSSNRCLFLRPSMRT
- the ERI2 gene encoding ERI1 exoribonuclease 2 isoform X1 → MATKRLARLLGMARSGRSGARSGGAAERRSEFDFLLVLDFESTCWRDARQRRPEISECCAGAARAVCWGCACGGCACPLAALDARAVMSPRGCRPPVALSLCSVPVEFPAVLLNAATGRIEAEFHTFVQPQEQPVLSEFCTTLTGVTQKQVDEGVPLHICLSQFLKWLQEIQKEKKILFSSDIPRNAIPEAKLCTFVTWTDWDLGVCLHYECKRKQLWKPDIFNSWIDLKATYRAFYNRKPKGLSGALQDVGLAFVGREHSGLDDSRNTARLAWRLICDGCVLKITKSLDKSYPRKNLISRTLNTNSADKTLPGSSSSLETSRDRTCKANSLTERSHNGTVGIVVNSDVQPAGQATCSDCSTDMHVVSGSSSRTDLCEETRSSSTVSADRFPLLGCAQQSHSTLSPGIQQGLNSGHLMSTGRYSSPVCGSGLVLISTTISSVNTSSEDTGTRSDCLSLLTDWEDVALIPKSQSEPNPDYIQSKEDSSTVILTVSEENTVPKQSAAVSSGDQSLGKTLVPIEPPRSIIYKSPDTTIYNVGMVQKQTSNISAFKIPSAKVNAISSRSVLMRNSSIPSEVLKRKPTGPIALPPAKKQAFAIYQETMVSSDHALPLNLSKASRAVLSSTVNPNQSVTAVQNEKLTPPLCNCGQRAKRRYVSNAGPNHGKAFFCCPVGRREGSKRSCGYFKWENAFLKEKSRVITMNLDALTSLGTCPSTSGNSSNRCLFLRPSMRT
- the ERI2 gene encoding ERI1 exoribonuclease 2 isoform X4 is translated as MATKRLARLLGMARSGRSGARSGGAAERRSEFDFLLVLDFESTCWRDARQRRPEIIEFPAVLLNAATGRIEAEFHTFVQPQEQPVLSEFCTTLTGVTQKQVDEGVPLHICLSQFLKWLQEIQKEKKILFSSDIPRNAIPEAKLCTFVTWTDWDLGVCLHYECKRKQLWKPDIFNSWIDLKATYRAFYNRKPKGLSGALQDVGLAFVGREHSGLDDSRNTARLAWRLICDGCVLKITKSLDKSYPRKNLISRTLNTNSADKTLPGSSSSLETSRDRTCKANSLTERSHNGTVGIVVNSDVQPAGQATCSDCSTDMHVVSGSSSRTDLCEETRSSSTVSADRFPLLGCAQQSHSTLSPGIQQGLNSGHLMSTGRYSSPVCGSGLVLISTTISSVNTSSEDTGTRSDCLSLLTDWEDVALIPKSQSEPNPDYIQSKEDSSTVILTVSEENTVPKQSAAA
- the ERI2 gene encoding ERI1 exoribonuclease 2 isoform X3; the encoded protein is MARSGRSGARSGGAAERRSEFDFLLVLDFESTCWRDARQRRPEISECCAGAARAVCWGCACGGCACPLAALDARAVMSPRGCRPPVALSLCSVPVEFPAVLLNAATGRIEAEFHTFVQPQEQPVLSEFCTTLTGVTQKQVDEGVPLHICLSQFLKWLQEIQKEKKILFSSDIPRNAIPEAKLCTFVTWTDWDLGVCLHYECKRKQLWKPDIFNSWIDLKATYRAFYNRKPKGLSGALQDVGLAFVGREHSGLDDSRNTARLAWRLICDGCVLKITKSLDKSYPRKNLISRTLNTNSADKTLPGSSSSLETSRDRTCKANSLTERSHNGTVGIVVNSDVQPAGQATCSDCSTDMHVVSGSSSRTDLCEETRSSSTVSADRFPLLGCAQQSHSTLSPGIQQGLNSGHLMSTGRYSSPVCGSGLVLISTTISSVNTSSEDTGTRSDCLSLLTDWEDVALIPKSQSEPNPDYIQSKEDSSTVILTVSEENTVPKQSAAA